In the Ruminococcus sp. OA3 genome, one interval contains:
- a CDS encoding zinc-dependent alcohol dehydrogenase family protein, which produces MRAAVFYGNKEIRVEDRSVRPIKPDEILIDVKAAGICGTDIHLYNGFGGATDCEPPIVLGHELAGVVVRTGSAVKNFKAGDRVCVDPNVMCGGCEMCRKGDVQFCDSMYATGVNFDGGFEEQCIVLEKQAFLLADSVSFEAGAMCEPLACALHGFDISNVKLGSQVLIIGGGTIGMIMLQLCKNAGAAKIAVSEPDVVKHNLALELGADCVIDPVHQDVERELKDAGVTHLDVVIECVGRPATMEDAVRYAGRGATVMLFGLGTSEDVMKLAPFELFRKELTIRTSYVNPLTQGRSVALLNAGMINLDKLVAEIIPLEKLGTALQAPSQAGKVIVRP; this is translated from the coding sequence ATGAGAGCAGCAGTTTTTTATGGTAACAAAGAAATACGCGTGGAGGATCGGTCGGTACGCCCGATTAAACCGGATGAGATACTGATCGATGTGAAGGCCGCGGGTATCTGTGGAACCGATATTCATTTGTACAATGGATTCGGGGGAGCCACTGACTGTGAGCCGCCGATTGTTCTGGGCCATGAATTAGCAGGAGTAGTTGTCCGGACAGGCAGCGCAGTGAAGAATTTCAAGGCGGGTGACCGGGTATGCGTAGACCCAAACGTAATGTGCGGCGGTTGTGAAATGTGTCGAAAAGGGGATGTTCAGTTCTGCGACAGCATGTACGCGACAGGGGTAAACTTTGATGGCGGTTTTGAGGAACAGTGTATTGTGTTGGAGAAACAGGCGTTTTTGCTGGCTGACAGTGTTTCCTTTGAAGCGGGTGCGATGTGCGAGCCTCTCGCCTGTGCGCTTCACGGCTTCGATATATCAAATGTAAAGCTGGGCAGCCAGGTACTCATCATCGGAGGCGGTACGATCGGAATGATCATGCTGCAGCTGTGTAAAAACGCAGGGGCAGCAAAAATCGCCGTATCAGAACCGGATGTAGTAAAACATAATCTGGCACTGGAACTGGGGGCTGACTGTGTCATCGATCCGGTCCATCAGGATGTGGAACGGGAATTAAAGGACGCAGGTGTCACTCATCTGGATGTGGTGATTGAATGCGTAGGAAGACCTGCTACCATGGAAGATGCAGTGCGGTATGCGGGAAGAGGTGCCACAGTTATGCTATTTGGTCTGGGAACGTCTGAAGATGTGATGAAACTGGCACCTTTTGAACTGTTTCGAAAGGAGCTGACGATCAGGACTTCTTATGTCAATCCGCTGACTCAGGGACGTTCTGTTGCATTGCTGAATGCAGGCATGATCAATCTGGACAAACTTGTGGCGGAGATCATCCCGCTGGAGAAGCTGGGAACAGCCCTGCAGGCGCCCAGTCAGGCAGGAAAAGTAATTGTAAGGCCGTAA
- a CDS encoding uroporphyrinogen decarboxylase family protein, producing MTPRERVLATINHKTPDRIVTELGSTNCTSIARKTYDKVKKILGVHTEDRLMMEDFQISLVDEPVLEFLETDTRGVPAHPCFPKQVINKREFIDHFGIHFKMPDNELYYDMVYHPLQDMTELAEIKEYEWPDPVVPAAVKGCRERARKLKEENRYAIVGDIVDSGIFEPAHYIRGFQNFLTDLLADEDIIHYLMEHMLRFQCARQEQYLQEVGEYLDIIFVGDDLAAARSPLMSPAVYREMIKPYQKRYFDFIKSRTNAKLMYHSCGSVVPLIPDLIEIGVDILNPVQVNAAGMDPRQLKKEYGDQLCFCGAVDTSQVMPNGTIDDVRDEVARRIDELGPEGYILTAVHDIQADVPAQNVLAMYKAAKEKQI from the coding sequence ATGACACCACGTGAACGAGTATTGGCTACCATAAACCATAAGACCCCTGACAGGATCGTAACGGAACTGGGTTCAACGAACTGTACATCCATTGCGCGGAAAACGTATGATAAAGTCAAAAAAATACTGGGGGTTCATACGGAAGACAGATTAATGATGGAAGATTTTCAGATTAGTTTGGTAGATGAACCTGTTCTTGAATTTCTTGAGACGGATACAAGAGGAGTGCCCGCGCATCCATGTTTTCCAAAACAGGTGATAAACAAAAGAGAGTTTATTGATCATTTCGGAATACATTTTAAAATGCCCGATAATGAATTGTATTACGATATGGTATATCATCCGCTGCAGGATATGACTGAGCTGGCAGAGATTAAAGAGTATGAATGGCCTGACCCGGTGGTCCCGGCTGCAGTCAAAGGCTGCAGGGAGCGGGCACGGAAGTTAAAAGAAGAAAACCGTTATGCTATTGTGGGTGACATTGTGGATTCCGGCATTTTTGAACCGGCACATTATATTCGCGGATTTCAAAACTTTCTGACAGATCTGCTTGCAGATGAGGATATTATACACTATCTGATGGAACACATGCTTCGGTTTCAATGTGCGAGACAGGAACAGTATTTACAGGAAGTGGGTGAATATCTGGATATTATTTTTGTCGGAGATGACCTGGCAGCGGCAAGGTCTCCGCTTATGTCTCCGGCCGTGTATCGGGAAATGATCAAACCATATCAGAAGAGGTATTTTGATTTTATCAAGAGCCGTACGAACGCAAAACTGATGTATCATTCCTGCGGCAGCGTTGTTCCGCTGATTCCGGATCTGATTGAAATAGGGGTGGACATACTAAATCCTGTTCAGGTAAATGCAGCAGGTATGGATCCGAGACAGCTTAAGAAGGAATATGGTGACCAACTCTGTTTCTGTGGAGCGGTTGACACAAGCCAGGTTATGCCAAATGGTACGATCGATGATGTACGCGATGAGGTGGCAAGAAGAATCGATGAGCTGGGGCCGGAAGGCTATATCTTAACTGCAGTCCATGATATACAGGCTGATGTTCCGGCTCAGAATGTACTGGCAATGTATAAAGCAGCTAAAGAGAAGCAGATATAA
- a CDS encoding sugar ABC transporter substrate-binding protein yields the protein MKNKRIKKLMALVIASTIGLAALAGCGSSADSKPEEEKSTSSEEKAPSSDVKVKIGVSMSTTQNLFYSKMAQIIEDYCDEKGVECMVTDENNDVNKQISSFENFISSGCTAIMAVAFDPDGISDMAKKATEKGIYVMTYDGIVDGAEGSLNLDNYVYGYQTGKMAADWINSNPDLKAQEVIEVGVFDYPDIPLIIDRAKGIVDALTELAPNAKVVAQQKAGVGDEGNIQAENFLAAHPDIQVICGINDTGVLGAYEVFKAQGKEGDNYGFFGADGDPQALQLISDGTMYRGTVMSGAYDALPGAIDILIAASQGEEVDGTIIYETTPVTIDNVGDYLDEE from the coding sequence ATGAAAAACAAAAGAATCAAAAAACTAATGGCTCTGGTAATCGCTTCCACGATCGGATTGGCAGCATTGGCGGGGTGCGGATCATCCGCAGACAGCAAGCCCGAAGAAGAAAAATCAACGTCTTCTGAAGAAAAGGCACCATCTTCGGATGTAAAAGTAAAAATCGGTGTCTCCATGAGTACAACACAGAATCTTTTCTATTCAAAGATGGCCCAGATCATCGAGGATTACTGTGATGAAAAAGGTGTAGAGTGTATGGTGACCGACGAAAATAACGACGTCAACAAGCAGATTTCTTCTTTTGAAAACTTTATTTCATCCGGATGTACAGCTATTATGGCGGTCGCTTTTGACCCCGACGGCATCTCGGATATGGCAAAGAAAGCCACAGAAAAAGGAATCTATGTCATGACTTATGATGGCATTGTTGACGGTGCAGAAGGGTCACTGAACCTGGATAATTATGTATATGGATATCAAACAGGAAAGATGGCTGCGGACTGGATCAATTCAAACCCGGATTTAAAAGCACAGGAAGTGATAGAGGTTGGTGTGTTTGATTATCCGGATATCCCGCTCATTATCGACAGAGCAAAAGGTATCGTTGATGCACTCACTGAACTTGCACCTAATGCTAAAGTAGTTGCACAGCAGAAAGCCGGCGTGGGCGATGAAGGCAATATTCAGGCGGAAAACTTCCTCGCTGCACATCCGGATATCCAGGTTATCTGCGGTATCAATGATACAGGTGTTCTCGGGGCTTATGAAGTATTTAAGGCACAGGGAAAGGAGGGCGATAATTACGGATTCTTTGGCGCAGACGGCGACCCGCAGGCACTGCAGCTGATCAGCGATGGTACCATGTACAGGGGAACCGTAATGTCAGGAGCTTATGATGCTCTGCCCGGGGCAATTGATATCCTGATAGCTGCCAGCCAGGGTGAAGAAGTGGATGGAACGATTATTTATGAAACAACACCGGTAACGATTGACAATGTAGGTGATTATCTGGACGAAGAATAA